One window of the Chitinophaga niabensis genome contains the following:
- a CDS encoding DUF1573 domain-containing protein: MKTIILSLFASLLVSTAVFAQAQNGSGATNAVDAKVKFKKDNIDFGVTKFNKPVTITFEFTNISKEPVLIEKATASCGCTVPNWTVEPILPGKAGKITATYSANQVGKPQKTIYLKLKGVEQEKELILTGTVEN, translated from the coding sequence ATGAAAACAATTATCTTATCCCTATTTGCAAGTTTGCTGGTAAGCACTGCGGTGTTTGCCCAGGCACAGAATGGATCTGGTGCAACGAATGCTGTTGATGCCAAGGTGAAATTTAAAAAAGATAATATTGATTTTGGTGTAACCAAATTCAATAAACCCGTAACGATCACATTCGAATTCACGAATATCTCCAAAGAGCCTGTATTGATCGAAAAGGCCACCGCCAGTTGCGGTTGTACTGTTCCTAACTGGACGGTAGAACCTATCCTTCCTGGTAAAGCCGGTAAGATCACTGCAACTTACAGCGCCAATCAGGTAGGTAAACCGCAAAAAACGATCTATCTTAAATTGAAAGGAGTTGAACAGGAGAAAGAATTGATCCTTACCGGTACGGTAGAAAACTAA
- the rpmJ gene encoding 50S ribosomal protein L36: protein MKVRASIKKRSADCKIVRRKGVLLVINKKNPRFKQRQG from the coding sequence ATGAAAGTAAGAGCTTCCATCAAAAAAAGAAGTGCAGACTGCAAAATCGTTCGCCGCAAAGGTGTTTTGCTGGTGATCAACAAAAAGAATCCTCGTTTTAAGCAACGTCAGGGTTAA
- a CDS encoding pyridoxal phosphate-dependent aminotransferase yields MPNISQRGQIMPPSPIRKLVPYAEAAKKKGVTVYHLNIGQPDIETPQPVLDAVRHSTFKILDYSHSAGNESYRRKLISYYKKFDITVDHTEIIVTTGGSEAILFGFMACLDPQDEVIVPEPFYANYNGFATEANISIVPVTSSIDTGFALPPIADFEKKITPKTKAILICNPNNPTGYLYSRAEMEVLKEICLKHNLFLFSDEAYREFCYDGENISALNLTGMDNHVVVFDTISKRYSACGARIGAVVTHNRTILDSVMKFAQARLSPPSFAQIAAEAAVDLPDNYFDGIKAEYQSRRDTLVSLLNKIPGVFCPNPGGAFYAMARLPIDDADKFCQWLLESFSYEEQTVMLSPATGFYATPGLGKQEVRLAYVINKESITKAMKALEKALEIYPGKI; encoded by the coding sequence ATGCCTAACATCAGTCAGCGTGGACAGATCATGCCACCCTCTCCCATTCGTAAGCTGGTCCCCTATGCTGAAGCAGCTAAGAAGAAAGGGGTTACCGTTTACCATCTTAACATTGGCCAACCGGATATTGAAACCCCTCAGCCAGTGCTGGACGCGGTAAGACATTCCACTTTTAAGATCCTGGACTACAGCCATAGCGCCGGTAATGAAAGCTATCGCCGCAAACTCATTAGTTATTATAAGAAGTTTGATATTACGGTAGATCATACGGAGATCATTGTAACCACCGGTGGTTCAGAAGCTATCCTGTTTGGTTTTATGGCCTGCCTGGATCCCCAGGATGAGGTGATTGTACCGGAACCTTTTTACGCAAACTATAATGGATTTGCCACAGAAGCGAACATCAGCATCGTTCCTGTTACTTCATCTATTGATACCGGCTTTGCTTTGCCGCCAATAGCAGACTTTGAAAAAAAGATCACGCCTAAAACAAAGGCCATCCTCATCTGCAACCCTAACAACCCTACCGGTTATTTATATAGCCGTGCAGAAATGGAAGTGTTAAAAGAGATCTGCCTTAAACATAATCTCTTCCTCTTCTCTGATGAAGCCTACAGAGAATTCTGTTATGACGGGGAAAATATCTCCGCCCTGAACCTTACGGGTATGGATAACCATGTGGTGGTATTCGACACTATATCCAAACGGTACAGCGCCTGTGGTGCACGTATCGGGGCTGTAGTTACCCACAACAGAACAATCCTTGACTCCGTGATGAAGTTTGCACAGGCCCGCCTTAGCCCGCCCAGTTTCGCTCAAATTGCTGCAGAAGCTGCGGTAGACCTTCCTGATAACTACTTCGATGGCATCAAGGCTGAATACCAAAGCCGCCGCGATACCCTGGTATCCTTACTGAATAAGATCCCCGGCGTATTCTGCCCTAATCCGGGCGGAGCATTCTATGCAATGGCGCGTTTACCCATTGATGATGCGGATAAGTTCTGTCAGTGGCTGCTGGAGTCCTTTTCATATGAAGAGCAAACCGTTATGTTATCTCCTGCTACCGGTTTTTATGCCACTCCGGGGCTTGGAAAGCAGGAAGTGCGGTTAGCTTATGTAATAAATAAGGAATCTATCACAAAAGCGATGAAAGCGCTGGAAAAAGCGCTGGAAATCTACCCCGGAAAAATTTAA
- the rpsM gene encoding 30S ribosomal protein S13, whose product MARIAGIDLPKNKRGEIGLTYIFGIGHSTSVYILEKAGIDLNKKVKDWNDDEQGAIRNIINSELKVEGQLRSEVQMNIKRLLDIACYRGLRHRKGLPVRGQRTRTNSRTRKGKRKTVAGKKKAPKK is encoded by the coding sequence ATGGCACGTATAGCCGGTATTGATCTTCCTAAAAATAAAAGAGGCGAAATAGGTCTGACTTATATCTTTGGTATTGGTCACTCTACCTCAGTGTATATCCTGGAGAAAGCAGGCATTGATCTTAACAAAAAAGTGAAAGACTGGAATGATGACGAGCAAGGCGCCATCCGGAATATCATTAACAGCGAACTGAAGGTAGAAGGTCAGCTGCGTTCTGAGGTTCAGATGAACATCAAACGTTTGCTGGATATTGCATGCTACCGTGGTCTCCGTCACAGGAAAGGTCTGCCGGTTAGAGGTCAGCGTACCCGTACCAACAGCCGTACCCGTAAAGGTAAACGTAAAACCGTTGCCGGAAAGAAGAAGGCACCAAAGAAATAG
- the infA gene encoding translation initiation factor IF-1 translates to MAKQALIKQDGIILEALSNAMFRVKLENGHEILATISGKMRMHYIRILPGDKVGVEMSPYDLSRGRIIFRYK, encoded by the coding sequence ATGGCGAAACAGGCACTCATTAAACAGGATGGTATTATTCTAGAAGCCTTATCAAATGCTATGTTCCGGGTAAAACTGGAAAACGGACATGAGATTTTGGCCACCATCTCTGGAAAAATGAGAATGCACTATATCCGCATCCTGCCCGGTGATAAAGTCGGCGTTGAGATGAGTCCTTACGATCTGAGCAGGGGCCGTATAATTTTCAGGTATAAATAG
- the rpsD gene encoding 30S ribosomal protein S4, translating to MARYTGPKTKISRIFGEPILGNGKYLGKNSNPPGQHGAQRKRKQLGEYALQLREKQKAKYTYGVLERQFRNLFEEATRRKGVTGEVLIKLLEARLDNAVFRLGIAPSRPAARQLVAHKHITVNGTVVNVPSLQLKPGDVIGLKNKTAGNTSLTSNIRGKNPKFSWLDWNEKDMKGIFIAYPERESVPENIKEQLIVELYSK from the coding sequence ATGGCAAGGTACACAGGACCCAAGACCAAGATCTCAAGGATTTTTGGCGAGCCCATTTTAGGAAATGGCAAGTATTTAGGTAAGAACAGCAATCCTCCCGGTCAACACGGTGCACAACGCAAACGTAAACAACTGGGCGAATATGCCTTACAGCTGAGAGAGAAACAAAAAGCTAAATACACTTACGGTGTATTAGAGCGCCAGTTCCGTAACCTTTTCGAAGAAGCTACCCGTAGAAAAGGCGTTACCGGTGAAGTATTGATCAAATTACTGGAAGCTCGTTTAGATAACGCAGTTTTCCGTCTTGGTATCGCACCTTCACGCCCTGCAGCCCGTCAGCTTGTTGCGCATAAGCACATCACTGTAAACGGTACTGTAGTGAACGTTCCTTCTTTACAACTGAAACCAGGAGATGTGATCGGTCTGAAAAATAAAACAGCCGGTAACACTTCCCTCACCAGCAACATCCGCGGAAAGAATCCAAAGTTCAGCTGGTTGGATTGGAATGAAAAAGACATGAAAGGTATTTTCATTGCATATCCTGAAAGAGAAAGCGTTCCTGAGAACATCAAGGAACAACTGATCGTGGAATTGTACTCTAAGTAA
- the carA gene encoding glutamine-hydrolyzing carbamoyl-phosphate synthase small subunit, with translation MPQTTRSSQPAMLLLEDGTVFHGKAFGKVGTASGELCFNTGMTGYQEVFTDPSYKGQVLIMNNCYVGNYGTKNEDVESSSVKISGLICKNIAHNFSRKMADTSLAQFLEENNLVAIHEVDTRALVSHIRSKGAMNCIISSEILDEAELKAQLAKVPSMEGLALCAEVSTKEPYFIGDPNAEIRIAVIDNGVKRNMLKCLSEKGAYLKVHPTQTTFAECETFKPHAYFISNGPGDPAPLTYAVDTIKQVLAADRPLFGICLGHQLLAMANGIPTYKMHHGHRGLNHPVKNLLTGKCEITTQNHGFAIDAKAVAASENVEITHINLNDNSVEGIRIKNKPAFSVQYHPESTPGPHDSRYLFDDFFTMIKSNM, from the coding sequence ATGCCGCAGACTACCAGATCATCACAGCCAGCCATGCTGTTATTAGAAGATGGCACCGTTTTCCATGGTAAAGCTTTCGGAAAAGTTGGAACAGCTTCCGGAGAACTTTGTTTCAATACAGGGATGACGGGCTACCAGGAAGTGTTCACAGATCCTTCCTACAAGGGACAGGTGCTGATCATGAACAACTGTTACGTAGGTAACTATGGTACCAAGAATGAAGATGTGGAGAGCAGCAGTGTAAAGATCAGCGGGTTGATCTGTAAGAATATCGCCCATAATTTCTCCCGCAAGATGGCGGATACTTCCCTCGCTCAATTCCTTGAAGAAAACAATCTGGTAGCCATACATGAAGTGGATACACGCGCGCTTGTTTCGCATATCCGCAGTAAAGGAGCCATGAATTGTATCATTTCTTCCGAAATACTCGATGAAGCGGAATTAAAGGCGCAACTGGCCAAAGTTCCATCCATGGAAGGGCTGGCATTGTGTGCAGAAGTTTCAACGAAAGAACCTTATTTCATTGGTGATCCCAATGCAGAGATCCGTATAGCAGTAATTGACAACGGCGTAAAGCGTAACATGCTGAAATGCCTTTCAGAAAAAGGTGCTTACCTGAAAGTACATCCTACGCAAACTACTTTTGCAGAATGCGAAACTTTCAAACCTCACGCTTATTTCATCTCCAATGGTCCTGGCGATCCGGCTCCCCTGACTTATGCGGTAGATACGATCAAACAGGTGTTGGCCGCAGATCGTCCGCTGTTTGGAATTTGCCTGGGGCATCAGTTATTGGCTATGGCTAATGGCATTCCTACTTATAAAATGCATCACGGTCACCGTGGACTGAACCATCCGGTGAAGAACCTGTTGACCGGTAAATGTGAGATCACTACCCAGAACCATGGTTTTGCGATAGACGCAAAGGCTGTGGCAGCTTCTGAAAATGTGGAAATTACCCACATTAATCTGAACGACAATTCTGTAGAAGGGATCCGCATTAAGAACAAACCTGCGTTTTCTGTGCAATACCACCCGGAATCTACTCCCGGTCCGCACGATTCCCGCTATTTGTTTGATGACTTCTTTACTATGATCAAGTCGAATATGTAG
- the rplQ gene encoding 50S ribosomal protein L17, protein MRHGVKLNKLSRTAAHRKSLMSNLACELISHKRIQTTLAKAKALRVYIEPLLTRGKSDDTHNRRVVFSYLQDKEAIKELFGTISEKIAARPGGYTRIIKLGKRHGDNAEVALIELVDFNEIYGKTAEAEKAPAKKTRRAGGAKKKADDAAAPAAEEKAAE, encoded by the coding sequence ATGCGTCACGGAGTAAAATTAAACAAGCTGAGCCGCACTGCTGCTCACCGTAAGAGTCTGATGAGTAACCTCGCTTGCGAGCTGATCAGCCACAAACGTATTCAAACTACATTAGCTAAAGCAAAAGCGCTGCGCGTGTATATCGAACCACTGTTAACACGTGGTAAATCAGACGATACACACAACCGCCGTGTTGTATTCAGCTACCTGCAGGATAAAGAAGCCATCAAGGAACTGTTCGGAACCATCAGCGAAAAGATCGCTGCCCGTCCAGGTGGTTACACCCGTATCATCAAGCTGGGCAAACGTCATGGTGACAATGCTGAAGTAGCTTTGATCGAACTGGTAGACTTCAACGAGATCTATGGTAAAACTGCGGAAGCTGAAAAAGCACCTGCTAAGAAAACTCGTCGTGCCGGTGGTGCTAAGAAAAAAGCAGATGATGCTGCTGCACCTGCTGCTGAAGAAAAAGCTGCTGAATAG
- a CDS encoding DNA-directed RNA polymerase subunit alpha: protein MAILNFQKPDKIVLQKSTDFEAQFEFRPLEPGYGVTVGNALRRVLLSSLEGYAIVGIKIEGADHEFATLKGITEDVTEIILNLKQVRFKKIVENEVGSEKIQISIKGKTEFRADMIEKATNSFQIMNPELLICTLDPSAKLDIELTIGKGRGYVPAEENRPKDAIFGYIAIDSVFTPIKNVKYSIENTRVEQKTDYEKLIMEVHTDGTIHPEEAVKQASRILIQHLMIITDENISFDTKDTEKEDVVDEQTLQLRKILKTPLEDLDLSVRAFNCLKAAKINSLSELVQYEQEELMKFRNFGQKSLSEIEQVLGERGLHFGMDLSKLKLDEE, encoded by the coding sequence ATGGCAATTCTTAATTTCCAAAAGCCTGACAAGATCGTTTTGCAGAAGTCCACGGACTTTGAAGCTCAATTCGAATTCCGTCCATTAGAACCAGGTTACGGTGTGACAGTTGGTAACGCGCTCCGCCGTGTACTGTTGTCTTCATTGGAGGGCTATGCCATTGTGGGAATAAAGATTGAAGGCGCCGATCACGAGTTTGCTACCCTGAAAGGGATCACTGAAGACGTTACTGAGATCATCCTCAACCTGAAACAGGTACGTTTCAAGAAGATTGTTGAGAATGAAGTAGGAAGCGAGAAAATTCAGATCTCTATCAAAGGTAAAACAGAGTTCCGTGCAGATATGATCGAGAAAGCAACCAACTCTTTCCAGATCATGAACCCTGAACTGCTGATCTGCACCCTGGATCCTTCTGCTAAGCTGGATATTGAACTGACGATCGGTAAAGGTCGCGGTTACGTTCCTGCTGAAGAGAACAGACCCAAAGATGCAATCTTCGGATACATCGCCATCGACTCTGTATTTACACCCATCAAGAATGTAAAGTATAGCATCGAGAACACCCGGGTTGAACAAAAGACTGACTATGAGAAGTTGATCATGGAAGTTCACACGGACGGTACTATCCATCCTGAAGAAGCAGTTAAACAAGCTTCCCGCATTCTGATCCAGCACCTGATGATCATCACTGATGAAAATATCAGCTTTGATACCAAGGATACTGAGAAAGAAGATGTTGTAGACGAGCAAACATTGCAACTCCGCAAGATCCTGAAAACTCCGCTGGAAGATCTGGACCTGAGCGTTCGTGCATTCAACTGCCTGAAAGCTGCAAAGATCAACTCCCTGAGCGAACTCGTTCAATACGAGCAGGAGGAACTGATGAAATTCAGGAACTTCGGTCAGAAATCACTCAGCGAGATCGAGCAGGTACTCGGCGAAAGAGGTCTTCACTTCGGTATGGACCTGTCCAAACTGAAACTGGACGAAGAATAA
- the secY gene encoding preprotein translocase subunit SecY: MKKFIETIKNIWSIEDLRKRIGTTLLLVLVYRVGSYITLPGLDPNELAKFSETSQKGILGLFNMFAGGSFSRASIFALGIMPYISASIAIQLLTIAVPYFQKLQKEGDSGRKKINQYTRILTVIVTAFQASAYVAYLRTQSGSALIPEYGSFMFWLSTTVVLTAGTLFVMWLGEKITDKGIGNGTSIIIMTGILARLPEALLQELSLKTTGAGGGLLIFLVEIAFFILITVGLILLVQGTRKIPVNYAKRIVGNKQYGGVRQFIPLKVNAAGVMPIIFAQAIMFIPATAIGFATNNEGASAFIRIFSDHTNAYYNLIYAVLVVVFTFFYTALIFNPTQMADEMKRNNGFVPGVKPGKATADYIGAVMDRITLPGACFLALVGILPGVAAAVGINGAFATFFGGTSLLIMVGVILDTLQQIESQLLMRHYDGLMSSGRIKGRTSPANA; this comes from the coding sequence GTGAAGAAATTTATCGAAACCATAAAGAACATCTGGAGCATCGAGGACCTGCGTAAACGCATTGGTACCACGCTGCTTCTGGTACTGGTGTACCGCGTAGGTTCCTATATCACCCTTCCCGGTCTCGATCCCAATGAGCTGGCAAAATTCTCTGAGACGTCTCAAAAAGGCATCCTGGGCCTCTTCAATATGTTCGCCGGCGGTTCATTCTCCCGCGCTTCCATCTTTGCCCTGGGTATCATGCCCTATATCTCAGCGTCTATCGCTATTCAACTGCTCACCATCGCTGTACCTTATTTCCAGAAACTGCAGAAAGAAGGAGATAGCGGAAGGAAGAAGATCAACCAATATACCCGTATCCTGACCGTAATTGTTACGGCTTTCCAGGCCAGCGCGTATGTGGCTTACCTCAGAACACAATCCGGTAGCGCACTCATCCCTGAATATGGTTCATTCATGTTCTGGTTGTCTACTACCGTTGTGCTCACTGCTGGTACATTGTTCGTAATGTGGTTAGGAGAAAAGATCACAGATAAAGGTATTGGTAACGGTACTTCTATCATCATCATGACCGGGATCCTCGCCCGTCTGCCAGAAGCCCTGTTGCAGGAGCTGTCGCTCAAAACAACCGGTGCAGGTGGCGGATTGCTGATATTCCTGGTAGAGATCGCTTTCTTCATCCTGATCACAGTAGGTCTTATCCTGCTGGTACAAGGTACCCGCAAGATCCCTGTGAACTATGCAAAACGCATTGTTGGTAACAAACAATATGGTGGTGTACGCCAGTTCATTCCCCTGAAAGTGAATGCTGCCGGTGTAATGCCCATCATCTTTGCCCAGGCCATCATGTTCATCCCGGCTACTGCCATCGGATTTGCAACAAACAACGAAGGAGCATCTGCATTTATCCGCATATTCAGCGATCATACAAATGCTTATTATAACCTGATCTACGCAGTACTGGTAGTAGTATTCACCTTCTTCTACACAGCACTGATCTTCAATCCTACCCAAATGGCGGATGAGATGAAACGTAATAATGGTTTTGTACCTGGTGTTAAACCCGGTAAAGCCACCGCAGATTATATCGGAGCTGTTATGGACCGCATCACCCTTCCCGGTGCATGTTTCCTGGCACTGGTAGGTATCCTCCCCGGTGTTGCAGCCGCGGTAGGTATCAACGGAGCATTCGCTACCTTCTTCGGTGGTACATCACTGCTGATCATGGTAGGGGTTATCCTGGATACCCTGCAGCAGATCGAAAGCCAGTTGCTCATGCGCCACTATGATGGCCTGATGAGTTCCGGCAGGATCAAAGGCAGAACCAGCCCGGCTAACGCCTGA
- a CDS encoding alpha-ketoacid dehydrogenase subunit alpha/beta, whose translation MIENNELAMNMQSQLSFEQFRKEVLSDFRLACISREVSLLGRREVLTGKAKFGIFGDGKEIAQIAMAKYFKPGDFRSGYYRDQTFAFASGIATVEQFFSQLYADPDINHDPFSAGRQMNSHFSTSNIDMEGNWLNLASMKNSAADMAPTAAQMPRALGLAYASKLFREVPELQQYEHLSRNGNEVCFATIGDASTSEGHFWETMNAAGVLQVPLVVFVWDDGYGISVPKKYQTTKGSISAALEGFRKTENTNGFEIYNVKGWDYAGLCETFEEGIRKARETHVPVLFHVEEITQPQGHSTSGSHERYKSRERLAWEKDFDCNRKMRQWLLENALADDAALQQIEAEAKIIAQEGRRNAWNKYIAPIKDQVQLFLERCQVILDEGRGDVAYVSQLMEEIAANREPQRRDILKSAFGIIFRHPRNFSAGLDEMQSYYDNLLLQEKENYNTFLHATGANSALEVAEVPAEYAEDAQLLNGYEILNKYFDQLFSYHPLVFAFGEDVGKIGDVNQGFAGLQQKHGKERISDTGIRELTIMGQGIGMALRGLRPIAEIQYLDYMLYGLQPLSDDVASLQYRTKGTQFCPIIVRTRGHRLEGIWHSGSPMGMIINSLRGMHICVPRNMVQAAGMYNTLLQAHEPAIVIESLNGYRLKERLPENLKEFTVPLGIPEVLHKGSDITIVSYGSTLRIIEEAMQSLDQQGISCELIDVQTLLPFDIHHSIVESLKKTNRILFVDEDVPGSGTAFMFQHVMEKQGGYRYLDVAPRTLAAQPHRPAYGTDGDYFSKPNVEDVVKVVLEMIRE comes from the coding sequence ATGATCGAAAACAACGAATTAGCTATGAATATGCAGAGCCAGTTGTCATTTGAGCAGTTCCGCAAGGAAGTATTGAGTGATTTCAGGCTAGCCTGTATCAGTAGGGAAGTTAGCTTATTGGGCCGCCGGGAAGTATTGACCGGTAAGGCCAAGTTTGGCATTTTTGGCGATGGTAAGGAAATTGCGCAGATCGCTATGGCTAAATACTTTAAGCCGGGTGATTTCCGTTCAGGGTATTACCGTGACCAGACGTTTGCGTTTGCCAGCGGAATTGCTACTGTAGAGCAGTTTTTCTCGCAACTCTATGCTGATCCTGATATCAATCATGATCCTTTCTCTGCCGGCCGGCAGATGAATTCTCATTTTTCCACTTCCAATATAGATATGGAAGGCAATTGGTTAAACCTTGCCTCCATGAAGAACAGCGCTGCAGACATGGCGCCAACAGCTGCACAGATGCCAAGGGCACTGGGGCTTGCTTATGCTTCCAAGCTGTTCCGCGAAGTGCCTGAATTACAGCAGTATGAGCACCTTTCCCGTAATGGAAACGAGGTTTGTTTTGCTACTATTGGCGATGCTTCCACCAGCGAAGGGCATTTTTGGGAAACCATGAATGCGGCAGGCGTTTTACAGGTGCCTTTAGTTGTTTTTGTTTGGGATGATGGTTATGGTATTTCTGTACCCAAGAAGTATCAAACCACAAAAGGCTCTATCAGTGCTGCATTGGAAGGATTCAGAAAAACAGAGAATACAAACGGTTTCGAAATATATAATGTAAAGGGATGGGATTATGCGGGCTTGTGTGAAACTTTCGAGGAAGGGATCCGCAAAGCGCGCGAAACACATGTTCCTGTTCTTTTCCATGTGGAAGAGATCACACAGCCACAAGGGCACTCTACTTCAGGTTCTCATGAACGTTACAAAAGCCGTGAGCGCCTGGCATGGGAAAAAGATTTTGACTGTAACAGAAAGATGCGTCAATGGCTGCTGGAAAATGCACTGGCTGATGATGCTGCCCTGCAGCAGATTGAAGCAGAAGCAAAGATCATCGCGCAGGAAGGCCGTAGAAACGCATGGAATAAATATATAGCACCTATTAAAGACCAGGTGCAATTGTTCCTTGAGCGTTGCCAGGTTATCCTGGATGAAGGCCGTGGAGATGTTGCATATGTTTCACAACTGATGGAGGAGATTGCGGCTAACCGTGAACCACAGCGTAGGGATATTCTGAAAAGTGCTTTCGGCATTATTTTCAGGCACCCACGTAATTTCTCCGCTGGCCTGGATGAAATGCAGTCTTATTACGATAACCTTCTTCTGCAGGAAAAAGAGAATTACAATACTTTCCTTCATGCCACTGGAGCCAACTCCGCGCTTGAAGTAGCGGAAGTACCTGCTGAATATGCTGAAGATGCACAGCTGCTGAATGGTTATGAAATACTGAATAAATATTTCGATCAATTATTCTCTTATCACCCGCTGGTATTCGCTTTCGGGGAAGATGTAGGTAAGATCGGTGATGTGAACCAGGGTTTTGCAGGTTTGCAACAGAAACATGGCAAAGAGCGTATATCCGATACCGGTATCCGTGAACTGACTATTATGGGGCAGGGCATTGGTATGGCTTTACGTGGTCTTCGTCCAATAGCAGAGATCCAGTACCTGGATTATATGTTATATGGTCTGCAGCCACTCAGTGATGATGTTGCTTCCTTACAATACAGAACAAAGGGTACGCAATTCTGCCCGATCATTGTACGTACACGCGGTCACCGCCTGGAAGGTATCTGGCACTCCGGTTCACCAATGGGGATGATCATTAATTCTTTGCGTGGCATGCACATCTGTGTTCCGAGGAACATGGTACAGGCGGCTGGTATGTACAATACGTTACTGCAGGCACATGAACCTGCAATAGTGATCGAATCATTGAACGGTTACCGCCTGAAAGAGCGGCTGCCGGAGAATCTTAAAGAATTTACCGTACCATTGGGAATTCCGGAAGTGTTGCATAAAGGATCGGATATTACCATCGTTTCTTATGGTTCTACTTTACGCATCATAGAAGAAGCCATGCAGAGCCTTGATCAGCAGGGTATTTCCTGTGAGTTAATAGATGTACAGACTTTACTGCCTTTCGATATTCACCATTCTATCGTGGAGTCTTTAAAGAAAACAAACCGCATCCTGTTTGTAGATGAAGATGTTCCGGGAAGTGGAACAGCATTTATGTTCCAGCATGTGATGGAAAAACAGGGAGGGTATCGTTACCTGGACGTAGCGCCGCGTACACTGGCTGCCCAACCGCATCGTCCGGCATATGGAACTGACGGGGATTATTTCTCCAAACCGAATGTGGAAGATGTGGTAAAGGTTGTACTGGAGATGATCAGAGAGTAG
- the map gene encoding type I methionyl aminopeptidase → MIHYKTKEEIELIRKSAQLVSATLAEVASRLKPGMSTLDVDAIAEQFIRDHGAVPSFKNYKGFPNTCCISVNEAVVHGIPNGYTIKDGDIVSVDVGVFSEGFHGDSAYTFAIGEIPSHVQKLMAATKTALNKGIEKAIVGNRVGDIAYAIQEYVEKERGYGVVRELVGHGLGRNLHEDPQVPNYGRRGSGAVLKEGLVIAIEPMVNLGTRDVEYLEDGWTVVTRDRKSSVHYEHTVAVMKGKPDVLSTFAGIEVAEKNNPAINSAYLN, encoded by the coding sequence ATGATCCATTACAAGACGAAAGAAGAAATAGAACTGATCCGTAAAAGCGCTCAACTCGTTAGTGCTACACTGGCAGAAGTGGCCAGCAGGCTGAAACCCGGCATGAGTACCTTGGATGTGGATGCGATTGCAGAGCAATTCATCAGGGATCACGGGGCAGTGCCCTCCTTCAAGAACTACAAAGGTTTTCCCAATACATGCTGTATCTCCGTAAATGAAGCCGTAGTACACGGCATCCCCAACGGGTACACTATAAAGGACGGAGATATCGTTTCCGTGGATGTAGGCGTATTTAGTGAAGGATTTCATGGAGACAGCGCATACACTTTTGCCATAGGAGAGATCCCCAGCCATGTACAAAAACTGATGGCTGCTACCAAAACAGCCCTTAACAAAGGGATTGAAAAAGCGATTGTAGGCAACAGGGTAGGAGACATTGCTTATGCTATCCAGGAGTATGTGGAGAAAGAACGTGGCTACGGGGTGGTTAGAGAGCTGGTAGGGCATGGTTTGGGCCGTAACCTGCATGAAGATCCGCAAGTGCCGAATTATGGCCGCAGGGGCAGCGGAGCCGTATTGAAAGAAGGCCTGGTGATAGCCATTGAACCTATGGTGAACCTGGGTACCCGTGATGTGGAATACCTGGAAGATGGCTGGACAGTGGTAACACGCGACCGTAAGTCTTCTGTACACTATGAACATACAGTAGCAGTCATGAAAGGTAAACCGGATGTTTTATCCACTTTTGCAGGAATAGAAGTGGCGGAGAAGAACAATCCTGCTATTAACTCTGCTTATCTGAACTAG
- the rpsK gene encoding 30S ribosomal protein S11 codes for MAKATNTKAAAKKRVVKVDNFGDVHISASFNNIIVSITNKQGQVISWSSAGKMGFKGSKKNTPYAAQLAASDAAKTAFDAGLKRADVFVKGPGAGRESAIRAIANSGIEVTLIKDVTPLPHNGCRPPKKRRV; via the coding sequence ATGGCAAAAGCAACTAATACAAAAGCTGCCGCTAAGAAGAGGGTAGTAAAGGTGGATAACTTCGGAGACGTACATATCTCTGCTAGTTTCAATAACATCATTGTAAGCATCACTAACAAGCAAGGTCAGGTGATCTCCTGGTCTTCTGCCGGTAAAATGGGCTTTAAGGGTTCCAAAAAGAACACTCCTTATGCTGCTCAACTGGCTGCTTCAGATGCTGCAAAAACCGCTTTTGACGCAGGTTTGAAAAGAGCAGATGTATTTGTAAAAGGCCCAGGTGCCGGTCGTGAAAGTGCTATCCGCGCTATCGCTAACTCCGGTATCGAGGTAACCCTGATCAAAGACGTGACGCCGCTGCCTCACAACGGTTGCCGTCCTCCTAAGAAGAGAAGGGTATAG